The Microcystis aeruginosa NIES-843 sequence TCTTGAATCTGCCGCCTATGGCGTTCCTCAAATAAGACCAAGAGCTATTTTCATAGCTAATAGATTTGGGCTGCCAAATCCTTATCCAAGTCCTCAATTAGTACCGGAGAAATACCAACCGATTGAAGCCGCTATCTGCGATTTACCTGCTTATGAACCTCTTCCCAGTATCAATCACGAATGGACTCGTCACTCCCCCGAATATATGGCCAGAATAGCTCAAGTTCCTCCCGGGGGTTCCTTATATGAAAGTTATGTTGATGCCTTCAAACGACAGTATCGGGGTAAGCCAAGTATGACAATTAAAGAAAATCATGGCGGTACTCATATCCATCCCTATTTAAATCGGGTTATTTCAGCCAGAGAAATGGCTAGATTACAAACTTTTCCCGATTCCTTTATTTTTGAAGGAACAATGAAAAAAGCGATGTGGCAAATTGGAAACGCCGTACCTCCACGTTTGGCAGAGTGTATTGGCTATGCTCTTATTCCCTACTTAAATCTCATAGCTACAGGTAATAAAAATATTGGAGAGGTGGCAAGATAAATCACCGCTCTTCAGTCAATTTGATATTAAGAGAATTACGCCATGTTTCCAAATCATACCAACCGCAACCTACACAGCCCTGTTCTGCTTCTGCTCCAGATTGAGGAATATTTTCCGGCCAGTTCTCTCCACTGGAATACCAAAATCTGATATCCATTGGTGTTCCTCGCTTACCAGTTTTAATACATTTTTCACAACTTCTTGACTTTAATAAATTATGATTTCCCGCACTATCTTTTTTGAGAAGCTGAAACTTGTTTCTCATCTCAGCTACACTCATATTGACATCATGACTTGGTTCACTTATCCCCCAACGTTCCATAGGAAAACGATGGTCAATAACCAGTTCATGTGACTGTCTGATTCTGTTTTCAATCACATCTTTATATCGATAAAACTCCAAAATTCTAGCCACTAATTGAGGCGGTATGTTGGCAGAGGCATTCGCCGCTCGCATCTCTCCAGTCCATCGATCCCAAGTTGTTGTTTTCTGACAAATTGGACAGTATTCTCGTTTTGTTTCTATTACTAGCCCCTGGCGACCGCTCCTATTTCCGCGCTCTAATCCTTGGATACCACCGCCACCGGCATATTGCTCCGATGCTATTTTTTTCCCTTCACAGGTACGACAATGCCAAGCTCGATCTGATAATAACTCGAAGACTTTGTACTGTGATGAACCCTGTTTAAACTTTGCTTTTATAGCTTCTACTAAATCAGAACTCATTCCGGTTTCTCTATTTCTATCTCTAAATTTTCCAGTAATTGGGATACAGTTATGTTTAATCCCTTCGCCAGAGTGACAAGAGCGGTAAGAGAAGGATTTCTTACTCCTCGCTCTAGTCCAGATATATAGGTACGATCAAGATGGCAACGTAGCCCTAGTTCTTCTTGTGATATGCCTAAAGCTGCTCTATGCTCTCGGATCATTAACCCCAATGCCCTTAAAATTACTGCTTTTGATTTTTCCATAAAGTCTATAATCGTCCTTAGTGGACGATAAGTCCACGGACTATATGTCACAGGAATAATTTTCCTCTCCTCCCGTCAACCAAACAGCCTCTTAATCAGAATCAAAAGATCGTCAAGGCAGCTCACAGGGGGACAAAATCGGATTTTTTAGCAGTTTTTCCCTCGATAATTTAGGATAAAATAAAAATGCGATCGAGAGTTAATACCATGGCCCGATCAGCAGCTCAAGAATCGATGATAATTGAGATTAATGATCCCTTAACTCCAGCGAAGACTATTAACCTGATTTTCCCAGCGCAAAAATTCCCCCAAAATGCTTACTCCTCTCCTCTGGCAAAGTGCCAATCCCCACCCCGATAATCTGGAGAATTTCCAAATTATTAGCCAATGGTGGCAAGATTTAAATCTTAAGGAAGTCTTCTGGCAACAGCGTTTAATTCCCGATACTGGCTCTCTGGAAGATATTAATTGGGAGCGGCAAGGTTTTGATGAAAAATTTAGCATCCAAATGCCTCAAATTCGGGGGATTACCCTCTATTGGCATAAATCTACTTTTGCTGACGAAAGAAGCATGACACCTAAACAATTAATTTTAGATCGGGAACGGGAGCAATTAGACATTTATCCCCAATCCCAAGCTAGTTTAGTTATTCGGGTGACGAAACCCCGTCTGGTTTACCAAAAATTCGAGCTAAAAAACCCTCTCATGGTCGGCAAAAAAGCGGAAAGTGAATATATTTTACTGATCAGGGATAAAGAACAGCAAATAGAAGTTAAAATTAATCTCAGTCCCGAAAATTATCGCCAATTTCTAGAAACCATGACCGAGGATCAATAATGTGGCAGGGAAACCTAGAACTAATTTACAAGCAAAAAAATCTCGCAACCGAGATTAATCACGTCTATGCTACCGCCCCTTTAAAAGTACAAAGACCTTTTTATCCCGAAGGAAAAAACCTTTGTCATACGGTGATTTTACACACGGCGGGGGGAATAGTTGGTGGTGATGTTCTTCAACAAAAAATTCATCTCCAAGCCGCTACTAATGCCCTGATTACCACTGCTTCTGCCGGAAAAGTTTACCAGAGTAATGGTCAGATGGCACAGCAATTAATCGAGATTAAAATCGATGACAATGCCAGTTTAGAATGGCTACCCCAAGAAACAATTATCTTTAATGGGGCGGCATTTCGCCAACATTTACGAGTGGATTTAGGGGAAAATAGCAGTTGGTTGGGATGGGAAATTACCCGTTTTGGTCGCAGTGCGCGAGGGGAGAAATTTTTAGCGGGAGAATGGCATTCTAATTGGGAAATTTGGCGATCTGGACAACCTTTATGGCTCGATCGATCCTGCCTGTTAGGTGGTAAAATGATCGAGGGATTTTCTGGTTTAAATGATAGCGCCCTGATCGGTACTTTAGTTTATATCGGTCAACCGGTGGGCAGAAATTTAATCGAGAAAGTGAGAGATTTTTCCCTAGAAGGAGAGAGGGGAGTTACTAACACTTTAGGAGATGGTCTTTTGTGTCGTTATCGGGGTAATTCTAGCGGTGAAGTGCGACAATGGTTTCAGCAGGTTTGGCAAATTTTAAGGCGAGAAATGAGCGATCAAGAGGCAATTATTCCGCGAGTTTGGTTATCTTGGTAAAGGCGGTCAATTAAACCTCTTGCATAATTAATTTTTGAGGGTTCAAAAACGTCAAAAATAGGGATTAAATCGCATAAAATCTGTAAATAGACCATTTAACTGATTATCATTCATTCTTAATTCTCCTGACTACTGACTACTGGCTACTGACTCCTAACCCTAACAACAATTTTTGATTTTTACAAGAGGTTAATTATCATTTTTTCAAGTCACTTGAATGCCTGTATCGGTGATTGGGGCTATCCAAAATTGTAGATCGGGAGCGACGAGAATTTCCCGGGCCTCTTTAACAATAGTTTCCGCCACTTCCTGAGATGAACAGAGAGTAAAAACCGTCGGGCCAGAGCCTGACATCATCGTTCCCAAGCCGCCTAAATCGCCCAGAACCTGTCTTAACTCGGCTACGAGGGGAAATTCGGGTAAAACCACCTTTTCGAGGTCATTGTGGATAAATTTGCCGATAGCGGCTGGTTTTTTCTGGGCGATCGCTTGTACCAAAGCCCCGGAACTCACCTGCTGACGGCGGTGATGAAAGTCCTCTGGAGAAGACAGATAGGTATCCTGAAATTTTTGTCGATAGCTTTGGTAGGCCCAGGGTGTAGAAACGGATAAATGATCGTATTTGGCTAAAATCACCCATAATCCAGTGAGAGGAGCGATAGGATCGAGAATTTCTCCCCTTCCCGTACAGATAACCGTTCCTCCTGTCACACAAAAGGAAGTATCGGACCCCAATCTTGCCGCTAAAGTTTCTAATTCCGGACGGGTTAAGCCTAATTCCCAGATTAAATCGATACCGACTAACACCGCCGCCGCGTTGGTGGAACCCCCCGCTAAACCGGCAGCCACGGGAATATATTTCTCGATGGTGATATCGATGCCGCCGTAATTGGCAAAGAGGCGGGGGAATTCCTTCGCCATCAAAGTGGCGGCCCGATGGGCGAGATTACTGCTATCTTGGGGGACGAGGGGATGATGGCAAAAGAGACGGAATTCCTGCAATCCGTTCGGCCGGAGAGTGATGCGATCGCATAATGCCACCGTCTGCATCACCATGACTAACTCGTGGAAACCATCAGGGCGATCGCCAACGATTTCTAGATATAAATTAATTTTAGCGGGGGCTAGAAGGGTATAACTGTGCATTTGTCAAGAAAAAAAATCTAAAATTTTGGCAATTGACCTAATTTTTCCGCCAAGTCAATCCATTGCGATAAACTGAGATCTTCGGCACGAGCGAGGGGATTAATTTCTAATTGTGTCAGGATTTGGCTTAATCGATCGCTATCTAGACAATTTTTTAGATTATTGCGTAACATTTTGCGCCGGTTGGCAAAACCCCAGCTAATTAAAGTGGACAAAAAGGCAGCATTACTGACATTATTCGGCAAAACACGGGGTAAAAGCTGAATTACCGCCGAATCCACCCGGGGAGGTGGGGAAAAGGCTCGCCAGGGGACATCACAAATCCATTGACAATCGGCAAGGTATTGAATGCGGACGCTGAGAGCGCTGTAAGCTTTGGTGGAGGGGACAGCGACTAATCTTTCGGCGACTTCTTTCTGGACCAAAAGGGTAATACTCTGGTAAGGGGGGGTGAAGGGATGGGCGATCGAACCGAGCAGCTTTTCGAGAATCGGACCGGTGATATTATAGGGAATATTAGCCACTACTTTATTAACTGGCGGCAGTTGCTCCGGTTTAAGGCTAAGAAAGTCGCCCGGGATGAGATGAAAGTTATCTTGTTGGCCAAATTTTTTGTTTAAAATTGTCCATAGATCTCGATCGATTTCTACAGCGACAACCAATTGAGCGCCATCGAGAAGACGACGGGTTAAAATGCCTGTACCCGGTCCGATTTCTAATACCCGATCCTCTGATTGTAAATTAGCAGCGCCGATGATGCGATCGAGTATCGATTCATCTTTTAACCAATGTTGTCCAAAACGTTTACGCGGTTGAATTTTCATCCCTTTATTTTAAAGTCAGAGGGTTGTCCTCAACAATAACACCCCTGAAAATATGGGCCATGCGATCGATAACCGCATCAATTATGATAGAGCCTAGGCAAAGATAGCAAAAAAATTAGAGACAATGTCAGATTTGAACGATGTTTTCGCAATTGTAGCCGGAGCGGTTCCGGGGGCGTTATCTCGTTATCATATTACCGAATGGACAAAAGCAAAATTCGGCTTGCGCTTTCCCTATGGAACCTTTATTATTAATTTAACTGGCTGTCTAGCTATCGGCTTTTTTTGGGCTATTTTACCCAGTTTTACCTTTTATTCCCACCAACTAGATTTAATGGTGAGAACGGGATTTTTAGGAGCTTATACCACCTTTTCTACCTATAGTTTAGATATCCTGATCCTCTGGCGCAATCAACAAAATTTTCTCAGTCTTTTTTT is a genomic window containing:
- a CDS encoding restriction endonuclease, whose amino-acid sequence is MSSDLVEAIKAKFKQGSSQYKVFELLSDRAWHCRTCEGKKIASEQYAGGGGIQGLERGNRSGRQGLVIETKREYCPICQKTTTWDRWTGEMRAANASANIPPQLVARILEFYRYKDVIENRIRQSHELVIDHRFPMERWGISEPSHDVNMSVAEMRNKFQLLKKDSAGNHNLLKSRSCEKCIKTGKRGTPMDIRFWYSSGENWPENIPQSGAEAEQGCVGCGWYDLETWRNSLNIKLTEER
- the crcB gene encoding fluoride efflux transporter CrcB, whose amino-acid sequence is MSDLNDVFAIVAGAVPGALSRYHITEWTKAKFGLRFPYGTFIINLTGCLAIGFFWAILPSFTFYSHQLDLMVRTGFLGAYTTFSTYSLDILILWRNQQNFLSLFFAFASIIFGLIAVRIGAAIAQVFLG
- the ispE gene encoding 4-(cytidine 5'-diphospho)-2-C-methyl-D-erythritol kinase, encoding MHSYTLLAPAKINLYLEIVGDRPDGFHELVMVMQTVALCDRITLRPNGLQEFRLFCHHPLVPQDSSNLAHRAATLMAKEFPRLFANYGGIDITIEKYIPVAAGLAGGSTNAAAVLVGIDLIWELGLTRPELETLAARLGSDTSFCVTGGTVICTGRGEILDPIAPLTGLWVILAKYDHLSVSTPWAYQSYRQKFQDTYLSSPEDFHHRRQQVSSGALVQAIAQKKPAAIGKFIHNDLEKVVLPEFPLVAELRQVLGDLGGLGTMMSGSGPTVFTLCSSQEVAETIVKEAREILVAPDLQFWIAPITDTGIQVT
- a CDS encoding helix-turn-helix domain-containing protein; the encoded protein is MEKSKAVILRALGLMIREHRAALGISQEELGLRCHLDRTYISGLERGVRNPSLTALVTLAKGLNITVSQLLENLEIEIEKPE
- a CDS encoding urease accessory protein UreD, whose protein sequence is MWQGNLELIYKQKNLATEINHVYATAPLKVQRPFYPEGKNLCHTVILHTAGGIVGGDVLQQKIHLQAATNALITTASAGKVYQSNGQMAQQLIEIKIDDNASLEWLPQETIIFNGAAFRQHLRVDLGENSSWLGWEITRFGRSARGEKFLAGEWHSNWEIWRSGQPLWLDRSCLLGGKMIEGFSGLNDSALIGTLVYIGQPVGRNLIEKVRDFSLEGERGVTNTLGDGLLCRYRGNSSGEVRQWFQQVWQILRREMSDQEAIIPRVWLSW
- the rsmA gene encoding 16S rRNA (adenine(1518)-N(6)/adenine(1519)-N(6))-dimethyltransferase RsmA, which produces MKIQPRKRFGQHWLKDESILDRIIGAANLQSEDRVLEIGPGTGILTRRLLDGAQLVVAVEIDRDLWTILNKKFGQQDNFHLIPGDFLSLKPEQLPPVNKVVANIPYNITGPILEKLLGSIAHPFTPPYQSITLLVQKEVAERLVAVPSTKAYSALSVRIQYLADCQWICDVPWRAFSPPPRVDSAVIQLLPRVLPNNVSNAAFLSTLISWGFANRRKMLRNNLKNCLDSDRLSQILTQLEINPLARAEDLSLSQWIDLAEKLGQLPKF